From Oxyura jamaicensis isolate SHBP4307 breed ruddy duck chromosome 26, BPBGC_Ojam_1.0, whole genome shotgun sequence:
CTAATAAAACAGCAAGTTATGAATACCTAATAAAACAGCAAGCTGTGAGAACATACTCATGACACAGGCCTGAATTTATTagagataatattttttaacatttatttctttcatctcttctctttttgtcaATATAACATACTAAAGTGTTTAGCATTTTTCCTACataattcctttgttttccattttttcagttcagtaacCTTTTAAACCTGATCTTTTGGAAAAGCtggagaataaagaaaaaattcttaTAAGTGACCgctttttgtatgttttcagattttctccATTTATAAGAAGTTTTAAAGTGATGGAATGGCTGACTGGGATTCATTTTAGCTAACTCTGGCTGCATTCACATATGTCAAGCATAGTCAGAGAGGTTGACTTTCCATAAGTAGAGAGGCAACTCTCTAGCTTATACCTTATAGAAAACATGTTTAGAACTGGAAAAAAGGCTTCTCAGATGGACTATTATCTATCTATTTACTAACAGATTATAAAAGAAGCCTCAGTGAATAGGCCAAGAACTTCACTTAGAACCCAAGTGAAGGAAGATGAATCCCACACAGAATTATCTTCTCTAGCTCTGCAATGTTCCCAAACAATAGGAAAAAGCTACAGAttgtaaataaaagtgaaaaggCTGTGTTcaaattagaaaacagaaaaaggaaaataaagtttacaAAAGCAATATATAACAATTGCAATTTAAATGAGAATGaatcaaaatgtttaattccAAAACTACctctaaaaaataaactgaaaactcTACTTCtcaatgtaaacaaaacaaaacaaaacacaaggtCAACGGAACATATATGTGGCTTCTGCCTGGTGATCATGATTGTGGCATAGCTCCATGGTGGGGTGTGGGGGGCAAAATGTAAATCCATATGGAAATGCAGTTTTGAGGGTTCTTGTATAGTAATAACAGGAGCTAAACACAGTCTGTTATACAGTTTTACCTTCAGAATTTCTTGATGAGGTAACTAAGTAACATACTCTAGAAGAGCAATGTAGTACTTGTCGCTGTGCTACAGCCTGGGACTCTAAAGAAAGTCATCGCAGACAGCTACAGACCATGTCTTCATCTAGTTACCTACAGAACAATCTTGCTCACACTGAAAGCAGCCCACTAGACTTACCAACACTGGAATCAGCTTCAATGAAAGCTTCAagctctgcagcttctcctgggCCACAGTCATTGAGGGCTCTCACACGTAAGAAGTACAGCTCCCTGTTTTGCAGGCCTTTAACTGTGTAAGTGGTCGTCTCTATAGGAAGAACATTGCATTTGGTCCAGTCGAGGTTGTTAGAAGACCGTATCTCCACGTCATAGCCTTTCACATCATTCCCATCTTTTGCTTCGGGTCTCTTCCATGTTAGGGTGACACTAGTGCTGTCACTGCTGGTCACCGCCAGGTCCCTCACTTGACCTGGAGGTtctgaaaagataaattttatttaaactattGTTCTAGTATTCCTTCtctatcccccccccccccctttttttttcagttacagcATCACACAAGAAACCCTTCCATTCCTTCCTCATGAAGATAGAGGATTCTCACCCATGAAACATTCCCCAGTTATTTGATCTTTCTCTTTTACAAAGCACTTACAAACATTGCCTGTGCGATAACACCCCCAGTCTACATTCGGCTTTACATATTCCCAAGCCAGGATAGCAGCTGTTCACTTACTCGTGGAATCTCGAGCAAAGACGGGCTGTGACGGTGCACTGATATCTCCTACACCAGAAGCATTGACAGCTGCCACACAAAACTCATACTGCAGACCCTTCTTGAGATCGgtcattttcagtttcttatctgcagaatgaaaacaagcacGTTGGCTCAGGTGAGCAGTACTCCAACACGAAGTGGCAAGACAACAATGTTCTACTTTACTGCATCCATGCAGAACTACAGACTGAATAATTCTGAGGAGCCAAGTACAAATGCTGTCTCCAGTTCCCTTGCCCTTCCTTGTCCTAGTGTATACATACTGCTGATATGTGTTCATTGTattctctttcaaaacaaacagcctCTGAGAGCTATTATTAAGTTACAGAAAGGATATCAATTGTTTTTGCTCATGATATAAACCTAAAGTCTCCTGTACTACCAGGTAAGAGGTCCTAGTCTGCACCTGATGGATAATTGATAGCTATAGTCCAAACACATTTAGGAGCTTTTTTATATCACTTGTGTTTCTTTACCTTCCCTGCATTTTTAAGTTCCTCCCTGTCTAGTTCTTAGCATGAGGATTAAGGACAGTAGTCCTGCACATGAAATTAAGACTTCAGTTCCAGAGATTGAAGACATCAGTTTATCTACAAAGGAGCTACATCCCAAGATGCAGCAGCAATCTTCTCTACATTCTTCTCCAGCCATAGGCTTACACTTTCTAGAAAAGGTTATATACAGTTAAATGCCTGGAGAAGGTTTATAATCCAAGAGCTATATAagataaaaaggtaaaatttcaGACAGGGTTAATATGGTTGCAATAGGGACAATCAGCAGGCCAAGAactcaaaaggaaaagcactgaTGTGGAAAAGTATAAAGATACTACGCAGAAAGCAGGGAGACAGCATTGCTGCAAAGCATGTTACTTTCTGAACCCAGCTGAACTTTTGGCTTTTTTCAAGTCTTCCATCCTGTCCCAGGATTTAAGTAAGCTACCTACCTGCTATGGGCACACTGTTGACTGGCACCCAGGTCATGGTACCCTTCTTGCGTTTTTGAACGATGTATCCCACGATTCGGGAGCTGCCAGTTCTACGAGGTGTTTTCCAGGATATTGTGATGGTGTCTTTGCTGACACTGATGATCTCAGGGGGGTCTGGGGCACCAGGTGTAGCTGGAAAGAGAACAGCATTTCATTATTAGCAGATACACTTGCAAAATAAGGAAGTGTTCTCAGtcatttcttcttccaagtTTCCCCAATGTATTTGTATGAACATGCTTTGAAAACATGACTAAGACCTGAAGTTGTGTATGCTGTTCCCTACAGAACATCCAAAATGCAGTGAGTTTCCTTTCATGCCAGCTTTGATAATCAATTTCCCATAGGGTTGTAGAACACAGTTACAAAAAGTTATTCCTTACCTTTACTGGCAGCCTTTACTTCCTCTGATTCCAGTGCATCGCTGGTTCCCTCTGCATTCACAGCCCTCACCCTGAAGTAGTAGCTCATGTCTCGTTCTACTTTGTTGGTAGTGAAAGTAGTACAGCTCCTGGGGGTTTCCCCAAGAGCCACCCAGTCGCTCTTGCCTACCTCCTGCCTCTCAACGATATAGCTTTGCACTGGTTTGCCCCCATCATCCTTTGGGGATTTCCACTGAATCGTGATTTCATTTGCCGAGCTTTCTACAATTTTCATGGGTCCTGCAGGTGGCTGTGGCTTGTCTGAAAGGAAGAACACAAGCGAGTTAGCTCCAGATCCAAATGCATTCCTGGGTTTGGAGCAGACACTGTTTCTTGCTCACCAGCTGGGACACTCAGTTTCTGATGGTACATATGGCTAGTTGCAGAATGAGGGCCAAGCCCTGAACTGCCTCTTCAAACATCCACTCCTCTCACTTTTCATAAGGGTGTAGGAAGCTATGCACTTGCTCCACGAGTGATTGTTCCCATACAAATTGTACCAAGACAGCTCGCTTATAAAGTATTCAAAAGTCAACTGATGAGGCtgtccaaaaccaaacaagatTTGTGGCATCTTGTATTAAGGGGTAAGAAACACGTCAACAACTTTTGCTTGTATCTTAATTTACTGGAAAATTACATAGCCTTGTTCATCTTGGAATAGCCAGTAGTCCTAAATAAGGTTGTGACGAGTGTTACTGGTTCCGCTTCCTAACCCTTACAATAAAAGCCACTGTAGATGTTATGGGGTCTTACCTGTTACCTCAACCTTTAGGTCGATATCTAAGATGCCACTGTCGTTCTTCAGCCTGACTTTGTAATCCCCACGGTCCTTTCTCTCAGTGTTGGAGATGGACAGCATAGTATAGGTGTCTGTTTTATCAACACGAATCCTTGAGTCATCTGCTAGCTCCATTTTGTCCTTTAGCCATGTTGCTCTGACTGGCAGCCGGCCTTCAAAAGGGATCTTGatctgtattttctcccctgcCTTGGCCACAGTAGGAACACTTGTTAAGTTTTTCAGGAGAACTTTGTCAACCTGTGGAGGATCTAAGCAGATAATACAAAGTCATTAAAAACCACAGTCCAAAGAGGATAAGGCCAACCTCGGAGCGGAGAGCTTCTCTACGTTCATTGTTGCTGTATATTTCAAGCATATATTccacaatatatttatttggttCTTTAGGGACTTATCCAACCTGAAAAAGTGAAGTTCGTGATTCTGCAAACTAATTGACCTTCACATTTATTGTTACCAGCAGCActtcacacacatgcatgcaacTTTGCTACAGGTAATTTGCACAAAGTATTCATGATATCATACTGTCCTTTTCACTATAGCAAGTTTTGCGTAGGCAACGTATTAcacacaagaatgaagattccTTTTTGATAAAGTCATATGTGTGCACCCACAATCTTTGAGTTAGTAGTAGAAGCTAGTCATAAAGGCTCCCTAGTTAAATTTTTATGCACCAACaagtaacaaaaacatttcccatATTGATGGGTATTATAATAAAGTCTCAATAACCAACTATAGGTCCTGAGGGAATGTATTGCATCACTCACCTTCAACAAAAATTGAAGCTTCAGTTTTTATATCTCCAGCTTCAAACCTGTATTTCCCAGCATGAATATCTTCCACTTTGCTAAAAATTAGTTTGTGGACTAGACCTTGCTTTTCAAATAAGACACCATCCATGCTTGTTAACTACAAGATAAAACACAGGGACCCATgcttaataaaaaaacaagaagacaaTCCAAACAGGCAAGAATTTGAAGTGTAATCGAAACGATTTATGAATGTCACGTGAGTTTAATTACAGTAACATTCTGGGACTATTTATCTGGTAACTAATTCACCACCATATTCCCCACAAAGGCTTGAATCAAagaccattaaaataaatggtaatTCTAATTTGACCTCTGATCTTAAAACGTTATCTCCGAACCTTCACTTCCTATTCTTAATGCTGACACTTTAGCCCAGGCTCAAGGATGACACCTTGGAAATCCTACAGTATCATATGGATCCCACAATTTGAACTAGTCTGTTATGATCTTTTGGGATATGGAATGTGATGTCTATCCTTGATTTTAAGCACTAATTTGAAAGAGGACTTTTGGCGTTATACCTGCCTGAAGATCATTTGAAgatcctttttattattattattatttttttcatatttttctcatgcacaaaagaaaagaaaaaggatttgaTTTCAAGTAAAAGACCCATGTCATCTTCCATGGAAAGGAATAGAAAACACAAAGCGTCCTGTTGTCAGCAAGAATGGACATATCTTCCAGCAGGAAGGCAAAGAAATCTCAGTCAGTTTCTAACAGGAATTTTAGCTTAAGCTCCTGCAGAAGTCTTCTAGGGCCATGCTGAGACCATAGTAAGACTGGCAGAGGGAAAGACACCTCAGCATGATACTCAATAAGAGGCAGAGccagagagcagagcactgTTAGCCAAAGAAAAAAGTAGCTACAGGACACCGACCTTTAATCCATCTTTAAACCAGGTTCCTGTCACATCTTCTTTATTGACAGCACAAGACAGCTCAGCTGGCTCCCCTTTCTGGACTCGGACATCAATTAGCTGCTTGTTGACATGACAGCGTGGTGCTAAAtgtccagaaaagaaaatgttgaaaagatGCTAATTCTGTCTTACACTGACAGAGAATAATGTAcacaaaaatacacatgcatGTGAGGAGAagagagcttttaaaatacGCATAACTGTATCATGACGggcttttaatttaattttattttttaaaccatgaCACTGTGAGCCCGCTAGCATAAACTCATGGCATTGAAGGGACATGCCAGCTGGCCTGCATGCAATATAGTCCCTACATCAACCTAATCAACAATGGATTAATCACAAATCACATTATCCACTACATATTTGCTATTTGAAGTCTATGCTAATTGTCTTGTCTCCCTCTACagccagtggggaaaaaaaaaaaaaaaaaaaaaaaggctcctcTGGAACATGTACAATGTCCTCCTtaactgttcttttcctttgtattgACCAGCCACAGGGCTGCCTAAACGGTCCCCCAGAACAGCCCCAGACACCCCCTGCATTCAActttcccttccccagttcATCCTTGTTAACGTCCTCATCTCCTCTCTAACAAACATCCCAATTCTATTCACTCTTTCCTAATCGACTCCCAGTTTTGCAGGTTTTACTTCcttatttgtatttatgttaTGGTGCCCTTGATAAATTCTATCTTGGTCAGCAGGGCCACAAGGCAAGTACTCCCTTTCATCACATATatgaaatttctcatttttacagtttttgaCATTGCTATCTTGATAGTGCAGCCACTGGTAAGATTTAAATGGCTGCATATACATTATTCTTTCAATAAATGTAACTCGTTATTTCTAAAGTTACAAGAGAAAACGAGTTCTTTAGATTGTATTAGATTATGTGCACACACAGCCTAGTTAGGTACAGAGTAGTTCCCAGGTCTCACAGAAACCAAATCTTTGCAAAAGATGTATGTatgaatgaaaaagagaaacagtatGGTTTAAATTGGAGCAATGTCAAAGAAACAAAGCCCTATTCTTTGAAACTATATGGGAAATAATGGTTGTGAACTCAAGTCTCTTCCATTTGgatttgaataatttatttgaatgaatgaatgataCCTGTATTTAGATATCATACCACAATTATATCTATCCATATACGCTGCATTGAAAACTGTACAGTTAGACCAGTACCCAAACAAGCCAGCTCTATAGACATTATTCTGTTGTCAGTTCACAATTAGCAAAATCATACCCTCTGTCCAAGAGCGTTtaccaaacacttcttgaactccagcaggctcggtgaCATGAGcgtgtccctggggagcctgtccctgtgcccaaccacctctgggtgcagaacctctCCCTAACCCCcaccctgaccctcccctgtcccagctccatgccatcccctcgggtcctgtcgctgtccccagagagcagagctcagcgcctgccccccTGCTaccctcgtgagggagctgcaggccgccatgaggcctcccctcggcctgctctgctctgggtcGAACAAACCAAGgcacctcagccgctcctcacacaTCTTCCCctcaggcccttcaccatcttgtAGCCCCCCTTTGGGCACTCTGTAGTAGCTTTAAGTTCTTCTGatattgtggcacccaaaactgcatgcagtactcgaggtgaggctgtgccagcacacagcagagcaggacaatcccttccctcgaccggctggcagcactgtgcctgatgcaccccaggacacagTTGTCCCTTCTGTCTGCCAGGACACACTGATGGGTCACGTTCAACTTGCTGCtgaccagaacccccagatccctgtctgtggggctgctctccagcctgtcgTCCCCCAGTCTGTGTAAAACCCAGGTTGCTCCAACCCAcgtgcagaatccagcacttgctcttgttagTAACAAAACACAAGGATCAGCGATACAAAAGTAATCAATTAAACACATACCTCTCAGATCATCTAGGCGATAATGTCTTCTTTTCTCTGTACTTTCCGTATTCTTCAagaaatcatttgttttaatatccaGGCTGGGTAGCTGTTTTCTCTGGTTTATTGAGGAGGGTCCACCATAAAGATCTGATGTCTGATCATAACCTGGTGAACCTTGACCGAAAACACCTGGCTTCCTCCCATCACCCATTCTGTTATGAGATttgccccctgcccctccaaCAGCCAAATCTGTGCCATAACGGGAACCTAACTGTCCTAAATCTCTGTCCTCACCCCTACTATCCCTTTGACCTGATTCTTTGTCCTGGGATGAGCCTCTGTGGCCTGGTCCTCTGAAATCAGCAGCAGTTCTCTTTCCAGCTTCACCTCGTGCAGATTTGCCAGGACGTGAATCAGGCCCGTATTCCCCACCCATTCCAACAGCTCCTGCCATACCTTCTGTACCCCAGGCTGAATGCAAGtccctcccagcacctcccaaCCTGCCAACACCACCGGCTCCAGCCCTGGCTCCAGCTGACCCCCCATCCTTTCCATATGCAGACCCAGCACCTTGTATGGCAGAGCCACCAACACCCCTACCTTCTGAGGATAAGCCcgctcctcctgctccacctcCATATCCTTGAACACTGCTCAGCCCAGCATCCTGACCAGCTAAACCTGAACCACCAACACCAGCCCCAGCCGGGAGACCATCCTTTCCATAGGGAGATCCAGCACCACCAAAACCAcctccaccagcaccaccaaCACCAGCCCCAGTTCCCATTCCCACTGGAAGGCCATCTTTTCCATATGGAGATCCAACACCTCCCAAACCAcctgcaccagcaccaccaACACCAGTCCCAGCTGGGAGACCATCCTTTCCATAGGGAGAACCAATGCCTGCTGCACCACCTGCACCAGCACCACCCACTCCAGCAGGGAGACCATCCTTTCCATAGGGAGATCCAACACCTCCCAAACCATctgcaccagcaccaccagcgtCAGCCCCAGATGGGAGACCATCCTTTCCATAGGGAGACCCAACACCTCCCAAGCCAcctgcaccagcaccaccagcgccagctccagcagggagaCCATCCTTTCCATAGGGAGATCCAACATCTCCCAAGCCAcctgcaccagcaccaccagcgccagccccagctccagcagggagaCCATCCTTTCCATAGGGAGACCCAACACCTCCCAGACCAGctgcaccagcaccaccagtgccagccccagctccagcagggagaCCTTCCTTTCCATAGGGAGACCCAACACCTCCTAAACCAcctgcaccagcaccaccagcaccagtCCCAGCTGGAAGGCCATCCTTTCCATAGGGAGAACCAATACCTGCTGCACTACCTCCACCAGCACCACCCACTCCAGCTGGGAGACCATCCTTTCCATAGGGAGAACCAACACCTCCCAGACCACCTacaccagctccagctgggagaCCATCCTTTCCATAGGGAGAAGCATCACTTGCTGTACCAcctgcaccagcaccaccagccccaggTCCCATTCCCACTGGAAGGCCATCCTTTCCATAGGGAGAACCAACACCTCCCAAACCACCTGCACCAGCTCCACCAACACCagtcccagctccagctgggaggCCATCCTTTCCATAGGGTGATCCAGCACCTCCAAAACCGCCTACACCAGCACCACCAACACCAGCCCCAGCTGGAAGACCATCCTTTCCATAGGGAGAACCAACTCCCCCTGCACCAGCTAAACCTGAACCACCAACACCAGCCCCAGCCGGGAGACCATCTTTTCCATAGGGAGATCCAGCACCACCAAGACCACCTACACCGGCCCCACCATCACCAGCCCCAGTTCCCATTCCCACTGGAAGGCCATCTTTTCCATAGGGAGAGCCAGTTCCTCCTGCACCACCTATACCAACCCCAGCTGGGAGACCATCCTTTCCATAGGGAGACCCTACACCACCAAAGCCATCCACACCTGTACCACTGGCACCAGGTCCCATTTCCACTGGAAGGCCATCTTTTCCATAAGGAGAGCTAATTcctcctgcaccagctgcaCCAACACCAGCCCCAGCTAGGTGACTATCCTTTCCATAGGGAGATCCTACACCACCAAAGTCATCTACACCTGTACCACCAGCCCCAGTTCCCATTCCCATTGGAAGGCTGTCTTTTCCATAGGGAGAGCCAACACCTCCAAAACCACCtacaccagcaccaccagccccagctccatcTGGGAGACCATCCTTTTGATAGGGTGATCCCATTTGTCTTCCGGCTCCATCAGCTCTACCCCAatttccagctccagccccaggtTCACCTGATTGTCCATGTTTACCGTAAAACCCTCCCATTTTACCTGCAGTAGCATTATCAACATCTGCCCCAAGTGGCAGACCATCTGGACCATAGAGTACGCCCATTTCTCCTGCAGAACCATCACCTGCACCACTTCTAGCCCCATCTCCAGCTGGGAGACCATCTGGGCCATACAGCAAGCCAGATCTTCCTGCCTGACCTACATGACCACCAGCATCAACTGTTAAGCCATCCTTGCCATACGGAGCCCCtacttctccttctctttttatatCGACTCCATTCACACCAGCCACAGTAGGCAGACCATCCTTGCTATAGGGGGATCTTATTCCTCCTGCAGTCTCAGTACCTGCAGCATTCTTACCAGATCTAGTCCTACCTAGCATATCATCCTTGCCATACAGGGAATGCTTGTCTCCCACTCTGCTGGAATCAGGATCAAGTCCATCTAACACAGAACTTCCATCAGTAGCACCTAATCTCTTGATACCACCAAAGCCAGCTCTAGAACTATTATCACCTACTTTATCATTTTTGTCATGCCAAGAGTCCATACCTTCTGCATCATCCATGTCAACATCAACTGCATCCGACATGCCCTCATCTCTGCCATCCACAGAACACCATTCaactgctcctcctgctctaTCATCAGTATTTGCTTTACCTGTCATAGAATCCTGGCTGTGTACAGGCCTTAAACCTTTCTTCCCTCCTAAAATTTTTAGTCTAATGTTACTATCATCATCTGTCATTGATTCCCCATCTCTCTCTGCTCCAGAATACTGCCCGGGCCCCATTGTTCCATCTCTGTAGGTTTTGCGTAGCCCCTCTTTTCCCAGAAATATACGTCCTTCTTCATCAACATTAGTAGAGTAGCCTTGACTGCCTTCTTGGCCATTTCTGTACCAGTTATCTTTTTCCATGCCAGCATGCATAAGATGATCTTTATCACTAAGATGTTCTCCGTGTTTAGGTTTCTTAGCTTTATCTGTCAATCTTTCTTTCCGCCAGccagatttctctttttcacctCCTTCATCctgtctcttttttcctttgggatcTGTATATATGGTTtgattgaaggaaaaaaaaatacagcaaaagagagaaaacaacaaacaatcAACACCATGTACTGCATcaacaaagaaaattcattaGCATGTTATCATTTCTAAGACACTGAAACATAACACATTTAAATGAACTTAAATTCAGttaaaaccctttttttttcattgctgtacTAAGACATAACCTTACATTTCTTAGTTAAGACAACaattatttttagctgaaaCATGCTtgttaacaaacaaaaaaaaagaaaaaaaaaaagaagaaatgggagATCAGGGCAAACCCAGCATGATAGATCCAACTTAGAGGGGCTTAAGTGGTATCTGGGACTCTTTGGTTCCTTTTACCTTCTCCCTCCAGCCCTGAAGAAGTTGCAGAATATCCCCCACCCAGAGTGGTCATCAGTTCCCACCCTTCAATTAGAATCTCATGGCTACTGTGGCAGCTTGCACATTTGGCATTTCGGCACTTGAGAGATCTCCAAGCCGAAGACTAAAGATTCTGGTTCTGTGAACAGCTTTGTATTAAACTCATAATTCAGACTTTTCTGAGACAAAAAGTGGAGCTAGAAGGTCATGgactgtgtttgttttcacccTAGATATAATTTCTGTAGATTGCTGACAGGTCAATGAAGTCACCAGGCAGTTGCTTTTTATCTCATACTCAGCAACCTGTTTCTGATGGGTTACCAAAAAAGGTCTCTATGAAAGGCaccagcttttgctgcagcaggaactcaaaaccaaaacaactgCACTtgagaataaaagaatataaGCCAGCTAACTATTAATCTGAATCATAGTGAAGATTGAATCATACAATATCAAAGTTGGAtgggacccacaaggatcatcaagctCAACTtctgggtccccaaaggaccacattaaaaaaaaaaaaatcacgtgtcttcttgaactctgtcaggcttggtgccatgaccatgtccctggggagcctgttccagtgcctgaccaccctcagGTGATGgaccttttcctgatatccagcctgaatcTGCTTCCACTGGAAGGCATATTTCCCATCTTCCTCTGACCTTCTTCTAACCTGTTTAACCCCTACTTTGGAAAGAAAGTACCATCTAGCAAGATGCCCTTGAAATTCCCTTGATTGTATGTATGCTGCATCATTAAAAACACATGGTAGGATATGGAGTATTTTTAGGTAACTGATGGAGAATATACTACTTGATAGTAAATGGACAGGAAATAAACCAATAGAGTTTGtcttaactaaaaaaaaagtctaatctgaagagaaaataaggtCTAAACGGACCCTCATTTCTACAAATTCAATTTAGGAAGTAGAAGCTCCACAGTTTGTTTCTCAGTGAGCATTAAGGCAGGGaaaggattattattttattaacatgcTTCAAGCCAACACCATGGGAAAAATACAGTGTCACTTACACTCTACAAGAAGATAGGCATTTGAGGAGCAGAGTCCAGTGTCGAGTGTGTACATTCCGTTGTCAGAGGCCTCAACATCCTTGATAACAAGCTGATGGGTCAGACCGTCTGGGGTTACGGAGATCTGGTGCTTCTCACTTGCCTCAAGGGGGTGGGTTTTATGTAGCCACACAGCATCATAGCAAGGACTGCGTAGGATACACTCAAAGACAGCATTTCCCTCCTCAGGACAATGCACATCACAGAGAGGCTGCTGAAATCTCACAGGGATGgctggaatg
This genomic window contains:
- the IGFN1 gene encoding immunoglobulin-like and fibronectin type III domain-containing protein 1 isoform X32 encodes the protein MTSHRTVKSYKKSSVPGVNIAQFVDKIPEGCSTPDFERKPVTLTLQEGKNAIFRAVVKGVPTPEVEWRRAKGEMDNPDKYEIFFNEVTKEYILKINKLTADDTDVYRCFAVNEYGEATCSAGLRIIQVGFKRKAQHVPAQSADELKKKLQDLRKLLRKRAPVPKQKTLDKEAIFQLLLHADKRDYEKICIKYGISDFRGMLRKLQEMRRDAESEQGELIHSIKNMEHIKINKDGTATFSLEMDLKNSNSKIYLLKDGERLRYGTGDEYRKHYLRRIGKKYNFIVNDVQPEDAGLYQVRVEDVPVFSTELDAESIPVRFQQPLCDVHCPEEGNAVFECILRSPCYDAVWLHKTHPLEASEKHQISVTPDGLTHQLVIKDVEASDNGMYTLDTGLCSSNAYLLVEYPKGKKRQDEGGEKEKSGWRKERLTDKAKKPKHGEHLSDKDHLMHAGMEKDNWYRNGQEGSQGYSTNVDEEGRIFLGKEGLRKTYRDGTMGPGQYSGAERDGESMTDDDSNIRLKILGGKKGLRPVHSQDSMTGKANTDDRAGGAVEWCSVDGRDEGMSDAVDVDMDDAEGMDSWHDKNDKVGDNSSRAGFGGIKRLGATDGSSVLDGLDPDSSRVGDKHSLYGKDDMLGRTRSGKNAAGTETAGGIRSPYSKDGLPTVAGVNGVDIKREGEVGAPYGKDGLTVDAGGHVGQAGRSGLLYGPDGLPAGDGARSGAGDGSAGEMGVLYGPDGLPLGADVDNATAGKMGGFYGKHGQSGEPGAGAGNWGRADGAGRQMGSPYQKDGLPDGAGAGGAGVGGFGGVGSPYGKDSHLAGAGVGAAGAGGISSPYGKDGLPVEMGPGASGTGVDGFGGVGSPYGKDGLPAGVGIGGAGGTGSPYGKDGLPVGMGTGAGDGGAGVGGLGGAGSPYGKDGLPAGAGVGGSGLAGAGGVGSPYGKDGLPAGAGVGGAGVGVGGAGAGGLGGVGSPYGKDGLPAGAGAGAGGAGAGGLGDVGSPYGKDGLPAGAGAGGAGAGGLGGVGSPYGKDGLPSGADAGGAGADGLGGVGSPYGKDGLPAGVGGAGAGGAAGIGSPYGKDGLPAGTGVGGAGAGGLGGVGSPYGKDGLPVGMGTGAGVGGAGGGGFGGAGSPYGKDGLPAGAGVGGSGLAGQDAGLSSVQGYGGGAGGAGLSSEGRGVGGSAIQGAGSAYGKDGGSAGARAGAGGVGRLGGAGRDLHSAWGTEGMAGAVGMGGEYGPDSRPGKSARGEAGKRTAADFRGPGHRGSSQDKESGQRDSRGEDRDLGQLGSRYGTDLAVGGAGGKSHNRMGDGRKPGVFGQGSPGYDQTSDLYGGPSSINQRKQLPSLDIKTNDFLKNTESTEKRRHYRLDDLRAPRCHVNKQLIDVRVQKGEPAELSCAVNKEDVTGTWFKDGLKLTSMDGVLFEKQGLVHKLIFSKVEDIHAGKYRFEAGDIKTEASIFVEDPPQVDKVLLKNLTSVPTVAKAGEKIQIKIPFEGRLPVRATWLKDKMELADDSRIRVDKTDTYTMLSISNTERKDRGDYKVRLKNDSGILDIDLKVEVTDKPQPPAGPMKIVESSANEITIQWKSPKDDGGKPVQSYIVERQEVGKSDWVALGETPRSCTTFTTNKVERDMSYYFRVRAVNAEGTSDALESEEVKAASKATPGAPDPPEIISVSKDTITISWKTPRRTGSSRIVGYIVQKRKKGTMTWVPVNSVPIADKKLKMTDLKKGLQYEFCVAAVNASGVGDISAPSQPVFARDSTKPPGQVRDLAVTSSDSTSVTLTWKRPEAKDGNDVKGYDVEIRSSNNLDWTKCNVLPIETTTYTVKGLQNRELYFLRVRALNDCGPGEAAELEAFIEADSSVVSPRFLIDDTVKNFLIIKAGNTIRVDIPFEASPDPEVTWLKDGLLLSNRATISTKDGTSQLLIKAAELTDSGTYTIELKNGSGKRETFSFQVQVTDIPQNPGPILLQENVPNAVTVIWEPSASEKWERNLYYTVLKRESQKGVWHVVGDLIYTNKFTYTTVIPGRDYYFRVVAKNELGSSGPSETVQPWRIKKTKAEVHVRPQKYRGVNQNQPPRFLVPLKPHVVTTGSECRMSCAVAGHPPPKITWYKDSRDLSSDPAYFGTNDFGVCSLVIQGVSKADEGEYMVEAANELGRVYSRAFLAIKDSSL